From a region of the Enterobacter cancerogenus genome:
- a CDS encoding capsule biosynthesis GfcC family protein, translating into MMKKTVIAIVLLAGFAAPLAWSAGTVKVYTPENAQPKTLTNAGHLLDLVGQPRLANSWWPGAVIGERQASVEAEQKHNALLARLTGLASQEDGDDAAAINSVRQQLQALKVTGRQTINLDPDVVRVAEKGNPALEGEYTLWLPTQPSTVTVMGLISSPGKKPFTPGRDVASYLDEQSLLSGADNSYAWIVYPDGHTQKAPVAYWNKRHIEPMPGSVIFVGFADHFWTKAYDGLNADILHSLTQRIPD; encoded by the coding sequence ATCATGAAAAAGACCGTTATCGCCATCGTGCTGCTCGCCGGCTTTGCCGCGCCGCTGGCCTGGTCTGCGGGCACCGTGAAGGTATACACGCCGGAGAACGCGCAGCCTAAAACCTTAACCAACGCCGGACACCTGCTCGATCTCGTCGGGCAACCGAGGCTGGCCAATAGCTGGTGGCCCGGCGCGGTGATCGGCGAGCGGCAGGCGTCGGTTGAGGCCGAACAAAAGCATAACGCGCTCCTCGCCCGACTGACCGGGTTAGCCAGTCAGGAAGATGGTGATGACGCCGCCGCCATCAACAGCGTACGTCAGCAGCTTCAGGCGCTGAAGGTCACCGGACGCCAGACGATAAACCTCGATCCCGATGTCGTGCGCGTGGCGGAAAAGGGGAATCCGGCGCTGGAAGGGGAATACACGCTCTGGCTGCCGACGCAGCCGTCAACCGTCACCGTAATGGGGCTCATCAGCAGCCCGGGCAAAAAGCCTTTTACGCCGGGCCGCGACGTGGCGAGCTATCTCGACGAGCAAAGCCTGCTCAGCGGGGCGGATAACAGCTACGCCTGGATCGTCTATCCGGACGGGCATACCCAAAAAGCGCCCGTGGCGTACTGGAATAAGCGCCATATTGAACCCATGCCCGGCAGCGTGATTTTTGTCGGTTTTGCCGACCATTTCTGGACGAAGGCGTATGACGGGCTGAATGCCGATATCCTTCATTCCCTGACGCAGCGGATCCCGGATTAA
- a CDS encoding YjbF family lipoprotein: MKRPAIILICLLLQACSATTKGLGHSLWDSMFGTPGVHLTDDELQNMPYASQYMQLNDGPQLFVVLAFDENGQQKWVTQDQATIVTQHGRIVKTLLGGDNLLEVNNLAADPLIKPDQVIDGASWTRTMGWTEHKQVRYATARSTFRWDGTDSVQVGSDETQVRVLDEEVKTDQATWHNRYWVDEEGQIRQSLQFLGAGFFPVKTTLIKAAKS, from the coding sequence GTGAAGCGACCTGCAATCATCCTGATTTGCCTGCTGTTGCAGGCATGCTCGGCCACCACTAAAGGGCTGGGACATTCCCTGTGGGACAGCATGTTTGGCACGCCGGGCGTGCATCTGACCGATGACGAACTGCAGAACATGCCCTATGCCAGCCAGTACATGCAGTTAAACGATGGCCCGCAGCTGTTTGTGGTGCTCGCTTTCGATGAAAACGGGCAGCAGAAATGGGTGACGCAGGATCAGGCCACCATCGTGACGCAGCATGGCCGGATTGTGAAAACGCTGCTCGGCGGTGACAACCTGCTGGAGGTAAATAATCTCGCAGCCGATCCGCTCATCAAGCCTGACCAGGTCATCGACGGCGCAAGCTGGACGCGCACGATGGGCTGGACCGAGCACAAGCAGGTGCGCTACGCCACGGCCCGCTCGACCTTCCGCTGGGACGGTACGGACAGCGTGCAGGTGGGCAGCGACGAAACGCAGGTTCGCGTGCTGGATGAAGAGGTGAAAACCGATCAGGCGACCTGGCACAACCGCTACTGGGTGGACGAAGAGGGGCAGATCCGTCAGTCCCTGCAGTTCCTCGGCGCCGGTTTCTTCCCGGTGAAAACCACCCTGATCAAGGCGGCGAAATCATGA
- the yjbE gene encoding exopolysaccharide production protein YjbE — protein sequence MKKVLYGIFAISALAATSVYAAPVQVGEAAGSAATSASAGSSTASSTSTVSSAVGVALAATGGGDGSNTGTTTTTTTSTQ from the coding sequence ATGAAGAAAGTACTGTATGGCATTTTTGCCATATCTGCGCTTGCGGCGACATCTGTCTATGCGGCTCCGGTTCAGGTCGGAGAAGCGGCAGGGTCGGCAGCGACGTCTGCGTCTGCGGGGAGTTCTACCGCATCCAGCACGAGCACCGTAAGTTCAGCCGTGGGTGTCGCGCTGGCGGCAACCGGTGGCGGTGATGGCTCCAATACCGGAACCACGACCACTACGACGACCAGCACCCAGTAA
- the pgi gene encoding glucose-6-phosphate isomerase, with protein sequence MKNINPTQTSAWQALQKHFDEMKDVTIADLFAKDADRFSKFSATFDDLMLVDFSKNRITEETLAKLQDLAKETELADAIKSMFSGEKINRTEDRAVLHVALRNRSNTPIIVDGKDVMPEVNAVLEKMKTFSESIISGSWKGYTGKAITDVVNIGIGGSDLGPFMVTEALRPYKNHLNMHFVSNVDGTHIAEVLKTVNPETTLFLVASKTFTTQETMTNAHSARDWFLKTAGDNKHVAKHFAALSTNGKAVGEFGIDTANMFEFWDWVGGRYSLWSAIGLSIILSVGFDNFVELLSGAHAMDQHFATTAPEKNLPVLLALIGIWYNNFFGAETEAILPYDQYMHRFAAYFQQGNMESNGKYVDRNGNAVDYQTGPIIWGEPGTNGQHAFYQLIHQGTKMVPCDFIAPAITHNPLSDHHPKLLSNFFAQTEALAFGKSREVVEQEYRDQGKDPATLDHVVPFKVFEGNRPTNSILLREITPFSLGALIALYEHKIFTQGAILNIFTFDQWGVELGKQLANRILPELGDDKNVDSHDSSTNGLINRYKAWRA encoded by the coding sequence ATGAAAAACATCAACCCAACGCAGACCTCTGCCTGGCAGGCATTACAGAAACATTTTGATGAAATGAAAGACGTCACCATCGCGGATCTGTTCGCGAAAGATGCCGATCGTTTCAGTAAGTTCTCCGCGACCTTCGATGACCTGATGCTGGTGGATTTCTCCAAAAACCGCATCACCGAAGAGACGCTGGCTAAGCTGCAGGATCTGGCGAAAGAGACTGAACTGGCTGACGCCATCAAATCCATGTTCTCCGGTGAGAAAATTAACCGTACCGAAGATCGCGCCGTACTGCACGTTGCGCTGCGTAACCGCAGCAACACGCCGATTATCGTTGATGGCAAAGACGTGATGCCAGAAGTCAACGCGGTACTGGAGAAGATGAAAACCTTCTCCGAATCCATCATCTCCGGAAGCTGGAAAGGCTACACCGGGAAAGCCATCACCGACGTGGTCAACATCGGTATCGGCGGTTCTGACCTCGGTCCGTTCATGGTGACCGAAGCGCTGCGTCCGTACAAAAACCACCTCAACATGCACTTTGTCTCGAACGTAGATGGTACCCACATTGCCGAAGTGCTGAAGACGGTTAACCCGGAAACCACGCTGTTCCTGGTGGCATCCAAAACCTTCACCACCCAGGAAACCATGACCAACGCCCACAGCGCGCGCGACTGGTTCCTGAAAACCGCAGGTGACAACAAGCACGTGGCGAAACACTTCGCAGCGCTTTCTACCAACGGTAAAGCGGTGGGCGAGTTCGGCATCGACACGGCGAATATGTTTGAGTTCTGGGACTGGGTTGGCGGCCGCTACTCTCTGTGGTCCGCGATTGGCCTGTCCATCATCCTGTCCGTTGGCTTCGACAACTTCGTTGAGCTGCTCTCCGGCGCGCACGCGATGGATCAACACTTCGCCACCACCGCACCTGAGAAAAACCTGCCAGTGCTGCTGGCGCTGATTGGCATCTGGTACAACAATTTCTTCGGCGCTGAAACCGAAGCGATCCTGCCGTACGATCAGTATATGCACCGCTTTGCGGCCTATTTCCAGCAGGGCAACATGGAATCCAACGGTAAATACGTTGACCGTAACGGCAACGCGGTGGATTACCAGACTGGCCCAATCATCTGGGGCGAACCGGGCACCAACGGCCAGCACGCGTTCTACCAGCTGATTCACCAGGGCACCAAAATGGTACCGTGCGATTTCATCGCCCCGGCTATCACACACAACCCGCTGTCCGACCACCATCCTAAGCTGCTGTCTAACTTCTTCGCGCAGACTGAAGCGCTGGCGTTCGGCAAATCACGTGAGGTGGTAGAGCAGGAATACCGCGATCAGGGTAAAGATCCGGCGACGCTGGACCACGTTGTGCCGTTCAAGGTGTTCGAAGGCAACCGCCCAACCAACTCCATCCTGCTGCGCGAAATCACCCCGTTCAGCCTGGGGGCGCTGATTGCGCTGTATGAGCACAAAATCTTCACGCAGGGCGCGATCCTGAACATCTTCACCTTTGACCAGTGGGGCGTAGAGCTGGGCAAACAGCTGGCAAACCGCATTCTGCCGGAGCTGGGTGATGATAAAAACGTCGACAGCCACGACAGCTCAACGAATGGTTTGATTAACCGTTATAAAGCATGGCGTGCGTAA
- the lysC gene encoding lysine-sensitive aspartokinase 3, with amino-acid sequence MTSFVVAKFGGTSVADYDAMNRSADVVLADPNTRMVVLSASAGVTNLLVSLSEGLEATERFVKLDALRKIQFDILERLQNPNVIREEVERLLENITTLAEAASLATSTALTDELVSHGELMSTLLFVEIMRERNIQAQWFDVRKVMRTSDRFGRAEPDVEALAELTSQQLAPRLEEGIVITQGFIGSEAKGRTTTLGRGGSDYTAALLGEALHATRVDIWTDVPGIYTTDPRVVSAAKRIDVIAFEEAAEMATFGAKVLHPATLLPAVRSDIPVFVGSSKDPQAGGTLVCKKTENPPLFRALALRRRQTLVTLHSHNMLHSRGFLAEVFGILARHNISVDLITTSEVSIALTLDTTGSTSTGDTLLTQSLLIELSELCRVEVEEDLALVAIIGNKLSRACGVGKEVFGVLDPFSIRMICYGASSYNLCFLVPADQAEQVVQKLHQNLFE; translated from the coding sequence ATGACGAGTTTTGTGGTCGCCAAGTTTGGCGGCACCAGTGTGGCGGATTACGACGCCATGAACCGCAGCGCCGATGTGGTGCTGGCCGATCCGAATACCCGCATGGTGGTGCTTTCTGCCTCCGCTGGCGTGACGAACCTGCTGGTTTCTCTGTCTGAAGGACTGGAAGCGACGGAACGGTTCGTGAAGCTGGATGCGCTGCGCAAAATTCAGTTCGATATTCTTGAACGTCTGCAGAATCCGAACGTCATCCGCGAAGAAGTGGAACGCCTGCTGGAAAACATCACCACGCTGGCGGAAGCCGCCTCTCTGGCGACCTCAACCGCCCTGACCGATGAACTGGTCAGCCATGGCGAACTGATGTCGACTCTGCTGTTCGTTGAGATCATGCGCGAGCGCAATATCCAGGCGCAGTGGTTTGACGTGCGTAAAGTAATGCGCACCAGCGACCGTTTTGGCCGCGCCGAGCCGGATGTGGAAGCGCTGGCCGAACTGACCAGCCAGCAGCTTGCGCCGCGTCTGGAAGAGGGTATCGTCATCACTCAGGGGTTTATCGGCAGCGAGGCCAAAGGCCGCACCACGACTCTGGGCCGTGGCGGCAGCGACTACACCGCCGCCCTGCTTGGCGAAGCCCTGCATGCCACCCGCGTGGATATCTGGACGGACGTGCCGGGTATCTACACCACCGACCCGCGCGTGGTATCTGCTGCGAAACGCATTGACGTCATTGCCTTTGAAGAGGCCGCCGAAATGGCGACCTTCGGCGCGAAGGTGCTGCACCCGGCAACCCTGCTGCCCGCGGTACGCAGCGATATTCCGGTGTTCGTGGGCTCCAGCAAAGATCCACAGGCGGGCGGAACGCTGGTCTGCAAAAAAACCGAAAACCCGCCGCTGTTCCGCGCTCTGGCCCTGCGTCGCCGCCAGACGCTGGTCACGCTGCACAGCCATAATATGCTGCACTCCCGTGGTTTCCTGGCGGAAGTGTTCGGCATCCTGGCGCGCCATAATATCTCCGTAGACCTGATCACCACTTCCGAAGTGAGCATCGCGCTGACGCTGGACACCACCGGCTCCACCTCCACCGGTGACACCCTGCTGACCCAGTCGCTGCTGATTGAGCTGTCGGAGCTGTGCCGCGTTGAAGTGGAAGAGGATCTGGCGCTGGTTGCCATCATCGGCAACAAGCTGTCCCGCGCCTGCGGCGTAGGCAAAGAGGTCTTCGGCGTGCTCGACCCGTTCAGCATCCGCATGATTTGCTACGGCGCGTCCAGCTATAACCTCTGCTTCCTGGTGCCTGCGGATCAGGCGGAGCAGGTAGTGCAAAAACTTCATCAGAATTTGTTTGAATAA
- the panS gene encoding ketopantoate/pantoate/pantothenate transporter PanS gives MLSAITRLFPLWALLLSVLAYYTPGTFTGIGPWVTTLLMLIMLGMGVHLKIDDFKRVLSRPAPVAAGIFLHYLVMPLAAWLLAMAFKMPPDLSAGMVLVGSVASGTASNVMIYLAKGDVALSVTISSVSTLVGVIATPLLTRLYVDAHIQVDVMGMLLSILQIVVIPIALGLVIHHLFPRVVKAIEPYLPAFSMVCILAIISAVVAGSASHIASVGFVVIIAVVLHNTIGLLGGYWGGKLFGFDESTCRTLAIEVGMQNSGLAAALGKIYFSPLAALPGALFSVWHNLSGSLLAGYWSGKPIDEPAKKDVVEQR, from the coding sequence ATGTTATCCGCCATCACCCGGCTGTTCCCGTTATGGGCGCTGCTGCTGTCTGTACTCGCGTATTACACCCCTGGCACCTTCACTGGCATTGGCCCGTGGGTCACCACTCTGCTTATGCTGATTATGCTCGGCATGGGCGTGCACCTGAAAATTGACGATTTTAAGCGCGTGCTGTCGCGCCCCGCCCCTGTCGCCGCAGGGATTTTCCTGCACTATCTGGTGATGCCGCTCGCCGCGTGGCTGCTGGCCATGGCTTTTAAGATGCCGCCCGACCTCTCCGCTGGAATGGTGCTGGTGGGAAGCGTCGCCAGCGGTACGGCATCCAACGTGATGATCTATCTGGCAAAAGGTGACGTCGCGCTCTCGGTAACCATTTCGTCCGTTTCCACGCTGGTAGGGGTGATTGCCACGCCGCTGCTCACCCGCCTGTACGTGGACGCGCACATTCAGGTTGACGTGATGGGCATGCTGCTAAGCATTCTGCAAATTGTGGTGATCCCGATTGCGCTGGGTCTGGTGATTCACCACCTGTTCCCCCGCGTAGTGAAAGCGATCGAGCCGTATCTTCCCGCCTTTTCGATGGTCTGCATTCTGGCGATCATCAGCGCTGTGGTGGCCGGTTCCGCCTCGCACATTGCGTCCGTGGGCTTTGTTGTCATCATCGCGGTGGTGCTGCATAACACCATCGGCCTGTTAGGCGGCTACTGGGGCGGTAAGCTGTTTGGCTTTGACGAGTCGACCTGCCGCACGCTGGCGATCGAGGTAGGGATGCAGAACTCCGGCCTGGCGGCGGCGCTCGGTAAGATTTACTTCTCGCCGCTGGCGGCCCTGCCGGGCGCGCTGTTCTCCGTCTGGCATAACCTGTCCGGCTCGCTGCTGGCGGGCTACTGGTCAGGCAAGCCGATTGATGAACCCGCGAAAAAAGATGTGGTGGAACAACGTTAA
- a CDS encoding DUF3811 domain-containing protein, translated as MATPRLTQKDMTEAEQRELKTLLDRARIAHGRTLTNAETNQVKKEYIDKLMAQRDAEAKKARKLKKEQAYKPDREATFSWSATTSTRGRR; from the coding sequence ATGGCGACACCACGACTGACCCAGAAAGACATGACGGAAGCCGAGCAGCGCGAACTCAAAACGCTTCTTGACCGCGCCCGCATCGCGCATGGCCGCACGCTGACCAACGCCGAAACCAATCAGGTTAAAAAAGAGTACATCGACAAGCTGATGGCGCAGCGCGACGCCGAAGCGAAAAAAGCCCGCAAACTGAAAAAAGAGCAGGCGTATAAACCCGATAGAGAGGCGACATTTTCCTGGTCTGCCACAACCTCGACACGCGGAAGGCGCTAA